GCTCGGCGCACGAGGTGCACACATGGTGGAGTTTTCCTACGGCAATGCGGATTTTGCGAGTCTTCGACGAGCGGGGTGCTTCTACGTCGACAAGACACCGTTTTTGCCGCTGCTCGAGAGCCCCACCTTCGGCGGGAAAAACCTCATCTTTCTGCGTCCCAGGCGGTTTGGCAAGTCGTCGCTTCTCAGCATGATGAAGCATTATTACGACATTTCCATGTCGCCGGAGTACGACGAGCTCTTCGGGGGCTTGTGGATCCACGACCATCCCACGCCGGAGCGAAGCCAATACTTGGTGCTACACTTGAACTTCTCGACGGTCACGACGAGCAGTGACGAAACGGTGTTGCAGGCCAATTTTCTGACGAGCCTCCAGGGCGGGCTCAACGAGCTCATCGAGCGTTATCGTCACCGCCTCGCGTCGCTCGAACGTTTCGAGCAACAGATGGGCACCTTCACCGATCCGGCGGCGCTCATGAACAACCTGCTGGGCATCATCGCGGGAACCAAAGACAAACTCTACGTCTTGATCGACGAATACGACACGTTTGCCAACGCGCTCTTGTCAGCCGACCAAACGGATCTTTACTCGAAAATCACAGACAAATTTGGCTTTGTCCGGGCATTTTATCGGGCCCTCAAGGCAGGTGCGGACAGTGGAGCCATCGGGCGGGTGTTCATCACGGGCGGCACGCCCATTCTGCTCGACGACCTGGTGACGGGATTCAACATTGTCACGAACATCTCGAATGCCCCACGTTTCAATGCATTGGCAGGCTTCACGCGAGCGGAGGTCGAACGCGCGGTCGACGAGCTTCTGCGCGACATCCCCAGCCTGATCGATACCGTTGGGGATCGCAATGAGCTCATCGAAACGCTCGAACGGTTCTACGATGGGTATCGGTTTTCCATCAAAGCGCGCGACCGAGTATTCAATTCGACGCTCGTGATCTATTGTCTCCGGGAGTTGGCAAATTCCGGCGAATATCCAACGAACATGCTCGACGTGAACGCGCGGACGGATTATCAAAAGCTGCACCGTCTATGGGCGTCGGCGGGTCCGGCCGCGGACGAACGCCGCGCAGCGCTCGAACAAATTCTCTCCGAAGGGAAGGTGTCGAGCCCCCTCGTGGAACGTTTTGGCATGCGTACGGAAGCGACGACGAGTCAATTCGTGTCGCTCATGTATTACACTGGAATGCTTAC
This window of the Polyangiaceae bacterium genome carries:
- a CDS encoding AAA family ATPase; protein product: MVEFSYGNADFASLRRAGCFYVDKTPFLPLLESPTFGGKNLIFLRPRRFGKSSLLSMMKHYYDISMSPEYDELFGGLWIHDHPTPERSQYLVLHLNFSTVTTSSDETVLQANFLTSLQGGLNELIERYRHRLASLERFEQQMGTFTDPAALMNNLLGIIAGTKDKLYVLIDEYDTFANALLSADQTDLYSKITDKFGFVRAFYRALKAGADSGAIGRVFITGGTPILLDDLVTGFNIVTNISNAPRFNALAGFTRAEVERAVDELLRDIPSLIDTVGDRNELIETLERFYDGYRFSIKARDRVFNSTLVIYCLRELANSGEYPTNMLDVNARTDYQKLHRLWASAGPAADERRAALEQILSEGKVSSPLVERFGMRTEATTSQFVSLMYYTGMLTLAPEPPNLDVYHFEPPNRVIRDLSWEHYTRLLEDLQGLVLRSQPIALALLDITHKGDLEPFLDLLRKTILPVLSVRDLRKHDEKAMKMLLIGIIVTAGLFHVLSEKEFAQGFNDLFITPVPAVHVGKYAWMFELKYVTTDASEDAKNAAFEQAEAQLERYMSDPNLVPMLTRGLGLKAGTMLFVGGKEVVFREYARTSA